The nucleotide window GATTACCGGGGGAAGACGCCCTTTCTCGTCTGCGTTCTGAAGGGCTCCACCATCTTCTGGGCCGACCTCTGCCGCCGCATCGAGCTGCCGACGATCACCGACTTCTGCGCCGTCCACTCCTACGGCGACGGGACCGACCCGGCAGGGGCGATCCTCCTCTCCCAGGACCTCAGCCTCCCCATCGCGGGGCAGGACGTCCTCATCGTGGAGGACATCGTGGATACCGGCCGGACGCTCCACCTGCTCCGGTCCCACCTCCTCACCCGCCAGCCGGCCTCCCTGCGGGTCTGCGTCCTCCTGGACAAGGTGGAGCGGCGGCAGGTCCCCCTCCCCCTGGACTACGTGGGGTTTGCCATCCCGAACGAGTTCGTGGTGGGCTACGGCCTGGACTTCGCCCAGCGGTATCGGAACCTCCCCTACATCGCGACCCTCAAGACCACGTAAACGGCGCGGAAACCCGCCCTGTTCCGTCTTGCACCCCCCCCGCTCTTGTGCTAATGGTGGAGCAGGCAACACCCGGCGTCGCGGCGCCCCGGGCATCTCTGTGGCGGGCCGGGGGGAGGAGGAGTTGCGCGTGAGCCCGTTCTTCAAGAACCTGGCCCTCTGGCTGGTCATCGGCCTCATCATGGTCCTCATTTTCAATATCTTTCAGCAGGGCCAGCCGCTGGAGAAGGAATTCATCTTCTCCGACTTCATGCAGAAGGTGGAGCGGGGGGACGTGGCCGAGGTCACCCTGAAGGGGAACGACATCCGGGGGACCCTCGGCGACGGGACCAAGTTCCGCACCTACGCCCCCGAGGACCGGGAGCTGGTCCCGGCGCTTCGGAAGAA belongs to Candidatus Methylomirabilis sp. and includes:
- the hpt gene encoding hypoxanthine phosphoribosyltransferase, translating into MPYELGPTLLTAERIAARVAELAAVITADYRGKTPFLVCVLKGSTIFWADLCRRIELPTITDFCAVHSYGDGTDPAGAILLSQDLSLPIAGQDVLIVEDIVDTGRTLHLLRSHLLTRQPASLRVCVLLDKVERRQVPLPLDYVGFAIPNEFVVGYGLDFAQRYRNLPYIATLKTT